From the genome of Opisthocomus hoazin isolate bOpiHoa1 chromosome 8, bOpiHoa1.hap1, whole genome shotgun sequence, one region includes:
- the SLC26A4 gene encoding pendrin isoform X3 — MAAGERAEEPLAELSHYVVARPVYSEAGFQEENERRPPLPPTLRERARAACRCSRKRAFQITKTFLPILEWLPNYRLKEWLVSDVISGVSTGLVATLQGLAYALLVAVPVGYGLYSAFFPILTYFFLGTSRHISVGPFPVVSLMVGSVVLSMAPDDNFLIDGSNATGINGTETLIDTEARDAQRVLIASTLTFLVGILQTLIETFENIGTTNIADLIAGLLTIFVCMAVKEINDRFKHKIPIPIPIEVIVTIVATGISYGADLEKKYNAGIVKSIPRGFLPPEPPDVSLFSQMIAASFSIAIVAYAIAVSVGKVYATKYDYAIDGNQEFIAFGLSNLFSGAFSCFVATTALSRTAVQESTGGKTQVAGIISAGIVLIAIVALGKLLEPLQKSVLAAVVIANLKGMFMQVFDVPRLWRQNKVDAMIWVFTCVASIILGLDLGLLAGLLFGLLTVVLRVQFPSWGGFGNIPGTDIYKKVKDYKNAIEPEGVKILKFSSPIFYANIDGLKSSLKSTVGFDAVKVYNKRLKALRKIQKLIKKGKLKATKNGIISEPGITNEAFEIDEEPEDNEDLQVPTKEVEIQVDWNSELPVKVNIPKVPIHSLILDFGAVTFLDVVAVRSIKNIIREFERIDVRVYFASYQDNLISQLERSAFFDDIVRKDIFFLTVHDAVLYIRNQMTHSDNQDPIFEKISLMQESKEPIEFTEPSPTDDELDVQEEAMRRLAS; from the exons GTGTTCAAGAAAAAGGGCCTTTCAGATTACCAAGACCTTCCTGCCCATCCTGGAGTGGCTGCCCAACTACCGGCTGAAGGAGTGGCTGGTCAGCGATGTCATCTCGGGGGTCAGCACCGGCCTCGTCGCCACCTTGCAAG GTTTGGCGTATGCTTTGCTGGTTGCAGTTCCTGTTGGATATGGTCTCTATTCTGCCTTTTTTCCCATCCTGACATACTTTTTCCTGGGAACATCAAGGCACATCTCAGTTG GCCCATTCCCTGTAGTCAGTTTGATGGTGGGATCTGTTGTATTGAGCATGGCCCCTGATGATAATTTTCTCATAGACGGAAGTAATGCTACAGGGATTAATGGTACTGAGACACTGATAGACACTGAagccagagatgcacagagagtgcTGATTGCTAGTACCCTCACATTTCTGGTTGGAATTCTACAG actctTATCGAAACATTTGAAAACATTGGTACCACCAACATTGCAGATCTTATTGCTGGACTCCTCACAATTTTTGTCTGCATGGCAGTTAAAGAAATAAACGATCGGTTCAAACACAAGATACCTATACCTATACCAATAGAAGTTATTGTG acaATAGTAGCTACTGGCATTTCATATGGTGccgacttggaaaaaaaatacaatgcagGCATTGTTAAGAGCATTCCAAGAGG ATTTTTGCCTCCCGAACCTCCAGATGTCAGCCTGTTTTCCCAGATGATAGCAGCCTCCTTTTCCATTGCTATTGTTGCTTATGCTATTGCCGTATCTGTGGGAAAAGTATATGCAACCAAGTATGACTATGCTATTGATGGAAACCAG GAGTTTATTGCCTTCGGGCTCAGCAACCTTTTTTCAGGtgccttttcttgttttgttgcaACTACTGCTCTTTCACGGACTGCAGTCCAAGAAAGTACTGGTGGAAAGACTCAG GTTGCTGGTATAATCTCAGCTGGAATTGTTTTGATTGCCATTGTTGCCCTGGGGAAATTGCTAGAGCCCTTACAAAAG tctGTGTTGGCAGCTGTAGTCATAGCTAACTTGAAAGGGATGTTCATGCAAGTGTTTGATGTTCCCCGTCTGTGGAGACAGAATAAAGTGGATGCT ATGATCTGGGTTTTTACATGTGTAGCGTCCATCATTCTGGGACTTGATTTGGGATTACTTGCTGGCCTTTTGTTTGGATTGCTGACAGTTGTGCTGAGAGTTCAGTT tCCTTCATGGGGTGGCTTTGGGAACATTCCTGGCACAGACATCTACAAGAAGGTCAAGGACTACAAAAAT GCTATAGAACCAGAAGGCGTGAAGATTCTGAAGTTTTCAAGTCCAATTTTTTATGCTAACATTGATGGACTGAAGAGCAGCCTCAAATCCACA GTGGGATTTGATGCAGTCAAGGTATATAATAAGAGACTCAAAGCACTGAGGAAGATACAAAAGCTAATCAAGAAGGGGAAATTAAAAGCTACTAAG AATGGCATCATCAGTGAGCCTGGTATTACTAATGAAGCTTTCGAGATTGATGAAGAACCCGAAGACAACGAAGATCTTCAAGTTCCCACCAAAGAAGTAGAGATCCAAGTGGACTGGAATTCAGAGCTCCCAGTCAAAGTAAACATCCCCAAGGTGCCCATCCACAGTCTCATTCTTGATTTTGGAGCAGTAACCTTCTTGGATGTTGTAGCTGTGAGATCAATAAAAAAC ataaTTAGAGAGTTTGAGAGAATTGATGTGAGAGTATACTTTGCTTCATATCAAG ACAACCTTATATCTCAATTGGAACGGAGTGCCTTCTTTGATGATATTGTCAGAAAAGACATATTCTTCTTGACTGTCCATGATGCTGTGCTGTACATAAGGAATCAAATGACACACAGTGACAACCAGGATCCCATATTTGAGAAG ATTTCGCTCATGCAGGAGTCTAAAGAACCCATAGAATTCACAGAACCAAGCCCGACTGATGATGAACTTGATGTTCAGGAAGAG
- the SLC26A4 gene encoding pendrin isoform X4: MAAGERAEEPLAELSHYVVARPVYSEAGFQEENERRPPLPPTLRERARAACRCSRKRAFQITKTFLPILEWLPNYRLKEWLVSDVISGVSTGLVATLQGLAYALLVAVPVGYGLYSAFFPILTYFFLGTSRHISVGPFPVVSLMVGSVVLSMAPDDNFLIDGSNATGINGTETLIDTEARDAQRVLIASTLTFLVGILQVVFGVLQIGFIVRYLADPLVGGFTTAAAFQVFVSQLKIVLNVSTKNYNGVLSIIYTLIETFENIGTTNIADLIAGLLTIFVCMAVKEINDRFKHKIPIPIPIEVIVTIVATGISYGADLEKKYNAGIVKSIPRGFLPPEPPDVSLFSQMIAASFSIAIVAYAIAVSVGKVYATKYDYAIDGNQEFIAFGLSNLFSGAFSCFVATTALSRTAVQESTGGKTQVAGIISAGIVLIAIVALGKLLEPLQKSVLAAVVIANLKGMFMQVFDVPRLWRQNKVDAMIWVFTCVASIILGLDLGLLAGLLFGLLTVVLRVQFPSWGGFGNIPGTDIYKKVKDYKNAIEPEGVKILKFSSPIFYANIDGLKSSLKSTVGFDAVKVYNKRLKALRKIQKLIKKGKLKATKNGIISEPGITNEAFEIDEEPEDNEDLQVPTKEVEIQVDWNSELPVKVNIPKVPIHSLILDFGAVTFLDVVAVRSIKNEDANSTQRQPYISIGTECLL; this comes from the exons GTGTTCAAGAAAAAGGGCCTTTCAGATTACCAAGACCTTCCTGCCCATCCTGGAGTGGCTGCCCAACTACCGGCTGAAGGAGTGGCTGGTCAGCGATGTCATCTCGGGGGTCAGCACCGGCCTCGTCGCCACCTTGCAAG GTTTGGCGTATGCTTTGCTGGTTGCAGTTCCTGTTGGATATGGTCTCTATTCTGCCTTTTTTCCCATCCTGACATACTTTTTCCTGGGAACATCAAGGCACATCTCAGTTG GCCCATTCCCTGTAGTCAGTTTGATGGTGGGATCTGTTGTATTGAGCATGGCCCCTGATGATAATTTTCTCATAGACGGAAGTAATGCTACAGGGATTAATGGTACTGAGACACTGATAGACACTGAagccagagatgcacagagagtgcTGATTGCTAGTACCCTCACATTTCTGGTTGGAATTCTACAG GTAGTATTTGGAGTCCTTCAGATTGGTTTCATTGTGAGATACCTTGCAGATCCACTAGTTGGGGGATTCACAACTGCAGCTgcttttcaagtgtttgtgtcaCAATTGAAAATAGTCCTAAATGTTTCAACTAAAAACTATAATGGTGTCCTTTCAATAATATAT actctTATCGAAACATTTGAAAACATTGGTACCACCAACATTGCAGATCTTATTGCTGGACTCCTCACAATTTTTGTCTGCATGGCAGTTAAAGAAATAAACGATCGGTTCAAACACAAGATACCTATACCTATACCAATAGAAGTTATTGTG acaATAGTAGCTACTGGCATTTCATATGGTGccgacttggaaaaaaaatacaatgcagGCATTGTTAAGAGCATTCCAAGAGG ATTTTTGCCTCCCGAACCTCCAGATGTCAGCCTGTTTTCCCAGATGATAGCAGCCTCCTTTTCCATTGCTATTGTTGCTTATGCTATTGCCGTATCTGTGGGAAAAGTATATGCAACCAAGTATGACTATGCTATTGATGGAAACCAG GAGTTTATTGCCTTCGGGCTCAGCAACCTTTTTTCAGGtgccttttcttgttttgttgcaACTACTGCTCTTTCACGGACTGCAGTCCAAGAAAGTACTGGTGGAAAGACTCAG GTTGCTGGTATAATCTCAGCTGGAATTGTTTTGATTGCCATTGTTGCCCTGGGGAAATTGCTAGAGCCCTTACAAAAG tctGTGTTGGCAGCTGTAGTCATAGCTAACTTGAAAGGGATGTTCATGCAAGTGTTTGATGTTCCCCGTCTGTGGAGACAGAATAAAGTGGATGCT ATGATCTGGGTTTTTACATGTGTAGCGTCCATCATTCTGGGACTTGATTTGGGATTACTTGCTGGCCTTTTGTTTGGATTGCTGACAGTTGTGCTGAGAGTTCAGTT tCCTTCATGGGGTGGCTTTGGGAACATTCCTGGCACAGACATCTACAAGAAGGTCAAGGACTACAAAAAT GCTATAGAACCAGAAGGCGTGAAGATTCTGAAGTTTTCAAGTCCAATTTTTTATGCTAACATTGATGGACTGAAGAGCAGCCTCAAATCCACA GTGGGATTTGATGCAGTCAAGGTATATAATAAGAGACTCAAAGCACTGAGGAAGATACAAAAGCTAATCAAGAAGGGGAAATTAAAAGCTACTAAG AATGGCATCATCAGTGAGCCTGGTATTACTAATGAAGCTTTCGAGATTGATGAAGAACCCGAAGACAACGAAGATCTTCAAGTTCCCACCAAAGAAGTAGAGATCCAAGTGGACTGGAATTCAGAGCTCCCAGTCAAAGTAAACATCCCCAAGGTGCCCATCCACAGTCTCATTCTTGATTTTGGAGCAGTAACCTTCTTGGATGTTGTAGCTGTGAGATCAATAAAAAAC GAGGATGCTAACTCAACACAGAG ACAACCTTATATCTCAATTGGAACGGAGTGCCTTCTTTGA
- the SLC26A4 gene encoding pendrin isoform X2, with protein sequence MAAGERAEEPLAELSHYVVARPVYSEAGFQEENERRPPLPPTLRERARAACRCSRKRAFQITKTFLPILEWLPNYRLKEWLVSDVISGVSTGLVATLQGLAYALLVAVPVGYGLYSAFFPILTYFFLGTSRHISVGPFPVVSLMVGSVVLSMAPDDNFLIDGSNATGINGTETLIDTEARDAQRVLIASTLTFLVGILQVVFGVLQIGFIVRYLADPLVGGFTTAAAFQVFVSQLKIVLNVSTKNYNGVLSIIYTLIETFENIGTTNIADLIAGLLTIFVCMAVKEINDRFKHKIPIPIPIEVIVTIVATGISYGADLEKKYNAGIVKSIPRGFLPPEPPDVSLFSQMIAASFSIAIVAYAIAVSVGKVYATKYDYAIDGNQVAGIISAGIVLIAIVALGKLLEPLQKSVLAAVVIANLKGMFMQVFDVPRLWRQNKVDAMIWVFTCVASIILGLDLGLLAGLLFGLLTVVLRVQFPSWGGFGNIPGTDIYKKVKDYKNAIEPEGVKILKFSSPIFYANIDGLKSSLKSTVGFDAVKVYNKRLKALRKIQKLIKKGKLKATKNGIISEPGITNEAFEIDEEPEDNEDLQVPTKEVEIQVDWNSELPVKVNIPKVPIHSLILDFGAVTFLDVVAVRSIKNIIREFERIDVRVYFASYQDNLISQLERSAFFDDIVRKDIFFLTVHDAVLYIRNQMTHSDNQDPIFEKISLMQESKEPIEFTEPSPTDDELDVQEEAMRRLAS encoded by the exons GTGTTCAAGAAAAAGGGCCTTTCAGATTACCAAGACCTTCCTGCCCATCCTGGAGTGGCTGCCCAACTACCGGCTGAAGGAGTGGCTGGTCAGCGATGTCATCTCGGGGGTCAGCACCGGCCTCGTCGCCACCTTGCAAG GTTTGGCGTATGCTTTGCTGGTTGCAGTTCCTGTTGGATATGGTCTCTATTCTGCCTTTTTTCCCATCCTGACATACTTTTTCCTGGGAACATCAAGGCACATCTCAGTTG GCCCATTCCCTGTAGTCAGTTTGATGGTGGGATCTGTTGTATTGAGCATGGCCCCTGATGATAATTTTCTCATAGACGGAAGTAATGCTACAGGGATTAATGGTACTGAGACACTGATAGACACTGAagccagagatgcacagagagtgcTGATTGCTAGTACCCTCACATTTCTGGTTGGAATTCTACAG GTAGTATTTGGAGTCCTTCAGATTGGTTTCATTGTGAGATACCTTGCAGATCCACTAGTTGGGGGATTCACAACTGCAGCTgcttttcaagtgtttgtgtcaCAATTGAAAATAGTCCTAAATGTTTCAACTAAAAACTATAATGGTGTCCTTTCAATAATATAT actctTATCGAAACATTTGAAAACATTGGTACCACCAACATTGCAGATCTTATTGCTGGACTCCTCACAATTTTTGTCTGCATGGCAGTTAAAGAAATAAACGATCGGTTCAAACACAAGATACCTATACCTATACCAATAGAAGTTATTGTG acaATAGTAGCTACTGGCATTTCATATGGTGccgacttggaaaaaaaatacaatgcagGCATTGTTAAGAGCATTCCAAGAGG ATTTTTGCCTCCCGAACCTCCAGATGTCAGCCTGTTTTCCCAGATGATAGCAGCCTCCTTTTCCATTGCTATTGTTGCTTATGCTATTGCCGTATCTGTGGGAAAAGTATATGCAACCAAGTATGACTATGCTATTGATGGAAACCAG GTTGCTGGTATAATCTCAGCTGGAATTGTTTTGATTGCCATTGTTGCCCTGGGGAAATTGCTAGAGCCCTTACAAAAG tctGTGTTGGCAGCTGTAGTCATAGCTAACTTGAAAGGGATGTTCATGCAAGTGTTTGATGTTCCCCGTCTGTGGAGACAGAATAAAGTGGATGCT ATGATCTGGGTTTTTACATGTGTAGCGTCCATCATTCTGGGACTTGATTTGGGATTACTTGCTGGCCTTTTGTTTGGATTGCTGACAGTTGTGCTGAGAGTTCAGTT tCCTTCATGGGGTGGCTTTGGGAACATTCCTGGCACAGACATCTACAAGAAGGTCAAGGACTACAAAAAT GCTATAGAACCAGAAGGCGTGAAGATTCTGAAGTTTTCAAGTCCAATTTTTTATGCTAACATTGATGGACTGAAGAGCAGCCTCAAATCCACA GTGGGATTTGATGCAGTCAAGGTATATAATAAGAGACTCAAAGCACTGAGGAAGATACAAAAGCTAATCAAGAAGGGGAAATTAAAAGCTACTAAG AATGGCATCATCAGTGAGCCTGGTATTACTAATGAAGCTTTCGAGATTGATGAAGAACCCGAAGACAACGAAGATCTTCAAGTTCCCACCAAAGAAGTAGAGATCCAAGTGGACTGGAATTCAGAGCTCCCAGTCAAAGTAAACATCCCCAAGGTGCCCATCCACAGTCTCATTCTTGATTTTGGAGCAGTAACCTTCTTGGATGTTGTAGCTGTGAGATCAATAAAAAAC ataaTTAGAGAGTTTGAGAGAATTGATGTGAGAGTATACTTTGCTTCATATCAAG ACAACCTTATATCTCAATTGGAACGGAGTGCCTTCTTTGATGATATTGTCAGAAAAGACATATTCTTCTTGACTGTCCATGATGCTGTGCTGTACATAAGGAATCAAATGACACACAGTGACAACCAGGATCCCATATTTGAGAAG ATTTCGCTCATGCAGGAGTCTAAAGAACCCATAGAATTCACAGAACCAAGCCCGACTGATGATGAACTTGATGTTCAGGAAGAG
- the SLC26A4 gene encoding pendrin isoform X1 has translation MAAGERAEEPLAELSHYVVARPVYSEAGFQEENERRPPLPPTLRERARAACRCSRKRAFQITKTFLPILEWLPNYRLKEWLVSDVISGVSTGLVATLQGLAYALLVAVPVGYGLYSAFFPILTYFFLGTSRHISVGPFPVVSLMVGSVVLSMAPDDNFLIDGSNATGINGTETLIDTEARDAQRVLIASTLTFLVGILQVVFGVLQIGFIVRYLADPLVGGFTTAAAFQVFVSQLKIVLNVSTKNYNGVLSIIYTLIETFENIGTTNIADLIAGLLTIFVCMAVKEINDRFKHKIPIPIPIEVIVTIVATGISYGADLEKKYNAGIVKSIPRGFLPPEPPDVSLFSQMIAASFSIAIVAYAIAVSVGKVYATKYDYAIDGNQEFIAFGLSNLFSGAFSCFVATTALSRTAVQESTGGKTQVAGIISAGIVLIAIVALGKLLEPLQKSVLAAVVIANLKGMFMQVFDVPRLWRQNKVDAMIWVFTCVASIILGLDLGLLAGLLFGLLTVVLRVQFPSWGGFGNIPGTDIYKKVKDYKNAIEPEGVKILKFSSPIFYANIDGLKSSLKSTVGFDAVKVYNKRLKALRKIQKLIKKGKLKATKNGIISEPGITNEAFEIDEEPEDNEDLQVPTKEVEIQVDWNSELPVKVNIPKVPIHSLILDFGAVTFLDVVAVRSIKNIIREFERIDVRVYFASYQDNLISQLERSAFFDDIVRKDIFFLTVHDAVLYIRNQMTHSDNQDPIFEKISLMQESKEPIEFTEPSPTDDELDVQEEAMRRLAS, from the exons GTGTTCAAGAAAAAGGGCCTTTCAGATTACCAAGACCTTCCTGCCCATCCTGGAGTGGCTGCCCAACTACCGGCTGAAGGAGTGGCTGGTCAGCGATGTCATCTCGGGGGTCAGCACCGGCCTCGTCGCCACCTTGCAAG GTTTGGCGTATGCTTTGCTGGTTGCAGTTCCTGTTGGATATGGTCTCTATTCTGCCTTTTTTCCCATCCTGACATACTTTTTCCTGGGAACATCAAGGCACATCTCAGTTG GCCCATTCCCTGTAGTCAGTTTGATGGTGGGATCTGTTGTATTGAGCATGGCCCCTGATGATAATTTTCTCATAGACGGAAGTAATGCTACAGGGATTAATGGTACTGAGACACTGATAGACACTGAagccagagatgcacagagagtgcTGATTGCTAGTACCCTCACATTTCTGGTTGGAATTCTACAG GTAGTATTTGGAGTCCTTCAGATTGGTTTCATTGTGAGATACCTTGCAGATCCACTAGTTGGGGGATTCACAACTGCAGCTgcttttcaagtgtttgtgtcaCAATTGAAAATAGTCCTAAATGTTTCAACTAAAAACTATAATGGTGTCCTTTCAATAATATAT actctTATCGAAACATTTGAAAACATTGGTACCACCAACATTGCAGATCTTATTGCTGGACTCCTCACAATTTTTGTCTGCATGGCAGTTAAAGAAATAAACGATCGGTTCAAACACAAGATACCTATACCTATACCAATAGAAGTTATTGTG acaATAGTAGCTACTGGCATTTCATATGGTGccgacttggaaaaaaaatacaatgcagGCATTGTTAAGAGCATTCCAAGAGG ATTTTTGCCTCCCGAACCTCCAGATGTCAGCCTGTTTTCCCAGATGATAGCAGCCTCCTTTTCCATTGCTATTGTTGCTTATGCTATTGCCGTATCTGTGGGAAAAGTATATGCAACCAAGTATGACTATGCTATTGATGGAAACCAG GAGTTTATTGCCTTCGGGCTCAGCAACCTTTTTTCAGGtgccttttcttgttttgttgcaACTACTGCTCTTTCACGGACTGCAGTCCAAGAAAGTACTGGTGGAAAGACTCAG GTTGCTGGTATAATCTCAGCTGGAATTGTTTTGATTGCCATTGTTGCCCTGGGGAAATTGCTAGAGCCCTTACAAAAG tctGTGTTGGCAGCTGTAGTCATAGCTAACTTGAAAGGGATGTTCATGCAAGTGTTTGATGTTCCCCGTCTGTGGAGACAGAATAAAGTGGATGCT ATGATCTGGGTTTTTACATGTGTAGCGTCCATCATTCTGGGACTTGATTTGGGATTACTTGCTGGCCTTTTGTTTGGATTGCTGACAGTTGTGCTGAGAGTTCAGTT tCCTTCATGGGGTGGCTTTGGGAACATTCCTGGCACAGACATCTACAAGAAGGTCAAGGACTACAAAAAT GCTATAGAACCAGAAGGCGTGAAGATTCTGAAGTTTTCAAGTCCAATTTTTTATGCTAACATTGATGGACTGAAGAGCAGCCTCAAATCCACA GTGGGATTTGATGCAGTCAAGGTATATAATAAGAGACTCAAAGCACTGAGGAAGATACAAAAGCTAATCAAGAAGGGGAAATTAAAAGCTACTAAG AATGGCATCATCAGTGAGCCTGGTATTACTAATGAAGCTTTCGAGATTGATGAAGAACCCGAAGACAACGAAGATCTTCAAGTTCCCACCAAAGAAGTAGAGATCCAAGTGGACTGGAATTCAGAGCTCCCAGTCAAAGTAAACATCCCCAAGGTGCCCATCCACAGTCTCATTCTTGATTTTGGAGCAGTAACCTTCTTGGATGTTGTAGCTGTGAGATCAATAAAAAAC ataaTTAGAGAGTTTGAGAGAATTGATGTGAGAGTATACTTTGCTTCATATCAAG ACAACCTTATATCTCAATTGGAACGGAGTGCCTTCTTTGATGATATTGTCAGAAAAGACATATTCTTCTTGACTGTCCATGATGCTGTGCTGTACATAAGGAATCAAATGACACACAGTGACAACCAGGATCCCATATTTGAGAAG ATTTCGCTCATGCAGGAGTCTAAAGAACCCATAGAATTCACAGAACCAAGCCCGACTGATGATGAACTTGATGTTCAGGAAGAG